One stretch of Rattus norvegicus strain BN/NHsdMcwi chromosome 12, GRCr8, whole genome shotgun sequence DNA includes these proteins:
- the P2rx2 gene encoding P2X purinoceptor 2 isoform X8, which yields MAAAQPRLPAGAAMVRRLARGCWSAFWDYETPKVIVVRNRRLGFVHRMVQLLILLYFVWYVFIVQKSYQDSETGPESSIITKVKGITMSEDKVWDVEEYVKPPEGGSVVSIITRIEVTPSQTLGTCPESMRVHSSTCHSDDDCIAGQLDMQGNGIRTGHCVPYYHGDSKTCEVSAWCPVEDGTSDKGNIASQKSDYLKHCTFDQDSDPYCPIFRLGFIVEKAGENFTELAHKGGVIGVIINWNCDLDLSESECNPKYSFRRLDPKYDPASSGYNFRFAKYYKINGTTTTRTLIKAYGIRIDVIVHGQAGKFSLIPTIINLATALTSIGVGSFLCDWILLTFMNKNKLYSHKKFDKVVDTLGQHMGQRPPVPEPSQQDSTSTDPKGLAQL from the exons ATGGCCGCTGCACAGCCCCGGCTTCCCGCGGGGGCGGCCATGGTCCGGCGCTTGGCCCGGGGCTGCTGGTCCGCGTTCTGGGACTACGAGACGCCTAAGGTGATCGTGGTGCGGAATCGGCGCCTGGGATTCGTGCACCGCATGGTGCAGCTTCTCATCCTGCTTTACTTCGTGTG GTACGTCTTCATCGTGCAGAAAAGCTACCAGGACAGCGAGACCGGACCGGAGAGCTCCATCATCACCAAAGTCAAGGGGATCACCATGTCGGAAGACAAAGTGTGGGACGTGGAGGAATACGTAAAGCCCCCGGAG GGGGGCAGTGTAGTCAGCATCATCACCAGGATCGAGGTTACCCCTTCCCAGACCTTGGGAACATGCCCAGAG AGCATGAGGGTTCACAGCTCTACCTGCCATTCAGACGACGACTGTATTGCCGGACAGCTGGACATGCAAGGCAATG GGATTCGCACAGGGCACTGTGTACCCTATTACCATGGGGACTCCAAGACCTGCGAGGTGTCAGCCTGGTGCCCGGTGGAGGATGGAACTTCTGACAA GGGCAACATTGCAAGCCAGAAGAGTGACTACCTCAAGCATTGCACATTTGATCAGGACTCTGACCCATACTGTCCCATCTTCAGGCTGGGTTTCATTGTTGAGAAGGCAGGAGAGAACTTCACAGAACTGGCACACAAG GGCGGTGTCATTGGAGTCATCATCAACTGGAACTGTGACCTGGACTTGTCTGAATCAGAGTGCAACCCCAAATATTCTTTCCGGAGGCTCGACCCCAAGTATGACCCTGCCTCCTCAGGCTACAACTTCAG GTTTGCCAAGTATTACAAGATAAACGGCACTACCACCACTCGAACTCTCATCAAAGCCTATGGGATTCGAATCGATGTTATCGTGCATGGACAG GCAGGGAAATTCAGTCTCATTCCCACCATCATCAATCTGGCCACTGCTCTGACCTCCATCGGGGTG GGCTCCTTCCTGTGTGACTGGATTTTGTTAACGTTCATGAACAAAAACAAGCTCTACAGCCATAAGAAGTTCGACAAG GTGGTGGACACACTTGGCCAGCATATGGGACAAAGACCTCCTGTCCCTGAGCCTTCCCAACAGGACTCCACATCCACGGACCCCAAAGGTTTGGCCCAACTTTGA
- the P2rx2 gene encoding P2X purinoceptor 2 isoform X9, with protein MAAAQPRLPAGAAMVRRLARGCWSAFWDYETPKVIVVRLHRAEKLPGQRDRTGELHHHQSQGDHHVGRQSVGRGGIRKAPGGIRTGHCVPYYHGDSKTCEVSAWCPVEDGTSDNHFLGKMAPNFTILIKNSIHYPKFKFSKGNIASQKSDYLKHCTFDQDSDPYCPIFRLGFIVEKAGENFTELAHKGGVIGVIINWNCDLDLSESECNPKYSFRRLDPKYDPASSGYNFRFAKYYKINGTTTTRTLIKAYGIRIDVIVHGQAGKFSLIPTIINLATALTSIGVGSFLCDWILLTFMNKNKLYSHKKFDKVRTPKHPSSRWPVTLALVLGQIPPPPSHYSQDQPPSPPSGEGPTLGEGAELPLAVQSPRPCSISALTEQVVDTLGQHMGQRPPVPEPSQQDSTSTDPKGLAQL; from the exons ATGGCCGCTGCACAGCCCCGGCTTCCCGCGGGGGCGGCCATGGTCCGGCGCTTGGCCCGGGGCTGCTGGTCCGCGTTCTGGGACTACGAGACGCCTAAGGTGATCGTG GTACGTCTTCATCGTGCAGAAAAGCTACCAGGACAGCGAGACCGGACCGGAGAGCTCCATCATCACCAAAGTCAAGGGGATCACCATGTCGGAAGACAAAGTGTGGGACGTGGAGGAATACGTAAAGCCCCCGGAG GGATTCGCACAGGGCACTGTGTACCCTATTACCATGGGGACTCCAAGACCTGCGAGGTGTCAGCCTGGTGCCCGGTGGAGGATGGAACTTCTGACAA CCATTTTCTGGGTAAAATGGCCCCAAATTTCACCATCCTCATCAAGAACAGCATCCACTACCCCAAGTTCAAGTTCTCAAA GGGCAACATTGCAAGCCAGAAGAGTGACTACCTCAAGCATTGCACATTTGATCAGGACTCTGACCCATACTGTCCCATCTTCAGGCTGGGTTTCATTGTTGAGAAGGCAGGAGAGAACTTCACAGAACTGGCACACAAG GGCGGTGTCATTGGAGTCATCATCAACTGGAACTGTGACCTGGACTTGTCTGAATCAGAGTGCAACCCCAAATATTCTTTCCGGAGGCTCGACCCCAAGTATGACCCTGCCTCCTCAGGCTACAACTTCAG GTTTGCCAAGTATTACAAGATAAACGGCACTACCACCACTCGAACTCTCATCAAAGCCTATGGGATTCGAATCGATGTTATCGTGCATGGACAG GCAGGGAAATTCAGTCTCATTCCCACCATCATCAATCTGGCCACTGCTCTGACCTCCATCGGGGTG GGCTCCTTCCTGTGTGACTGGATTTTGTTAACGTTCATGAACAAAAACAAGCTCTACAGCCATAAGAAGTTCGACAAGGTGCGTACTCCAAAGCATCCCTCAAGTAGATGGCCTGTGACCCTTGCCCTTGTCTTGGGCCAGATCCCTCCCCCACCTAGTCACTACTCCCAGGATCAGCCACCCAGCCCTCCATCAGGTGAAGGACCAACTTTGGGAGAAGGGGCAGAGCTACCACTGGCTGTCCAGTCTCCTCGGCCTTGCTCCATCTCTGCTCTGACTGAGCAGGTGGTGGACACACTTGGCCAGCATATGGGACAAAGACCTCCTGTCCCTGAGCCTTCCCAACAGGACTCCACATCCACGGACCCCAAAGGTTTGGCCCAACTTTGA
- the P2rx2 gene encoding P2X purinoceptor 2 isoform X6 yields MAAAQPRLPAGAAMVRRLARGCWSAFWDYETPKVIVVRNRRLGFVHRMVQLLILLYFVWVASGAGTALSHRYVFIVQKSYQDSETGPESSIITKVKGITMSEDKVWDVEEYVKPPEGGSVVSIITRIEVTPSQTLGTCPESMRVHSSTCHSDDDCIAGQLDMQGNGIRTGHCVPYYHGDSKTCEVSAWCPVEDGTSDKGNIASQKSDYLKHCTFDQDSDPYCPIFRLGFIVEKAGENFTELAHKGGVIGVIINWNCDLDLSESECNPKYSFRRLDPKYDPASSGYNFRFAKYYKINGTTTTRTLIKAYGIRIDVIVHGQAGKFSLIPTIINLATALTSIGVGSFLCDWILLTFMNKNKLYSHKKFDKVVDTLGQHMGQRPPVPEPSQQDSTSTDPKGLAQL; encoded by the exons ATGGCCGCTGCACAGCCCCGGCTTCCCGCGGGGGCGGCCATGGTCCGGCGCTTGGCCCGGGGCTGCTGGTCCGCGTTCTGGGACTACGAGACGCCTAAGGTGATCGTGGTGCGGAATCGGCGCCTGGGATTCGTGCACCGCATGGTGCAGCTTCTCATCCTGCTTTACTTCGTGTG ggttgcctccggAGCCGGCACCGCCCTGTCCCACAGGTACGTCTTCATCGTGCAGAAAAGCTACCAGGACAGCGAGACCGGACCGGAGAGCTCCATCATCACCAAAGTCAAGGGGATCACCATGTCGGAAGACAAAGTGTGGGACGTGGAGGAATACGTAAAGCCCCCGGAG GGGGGCAGTGTAGTCAGCATCATCACCAGGATCGAGGTTACCCCTTCCCAGACCTTGGGAACATGCCCAGAG AGCATGAGGGTTCACAGCTCTACCTGCCATTCAGACGACGACTGTATTGCCGGACAGCTGGACATGCAAGGCAATG GGATTCGCACAGGGCACTGTGTACCCTATTACCATGGGGACTCCAAGACCTGCGAGGTGTCAGCCTGGTGCCCGGTGGAGGATGGAACTTCTGACAA GGGCAACATTGCAAGCCAGAAGAGTGACTACCTCAAGCATTGCACATTTGATCAGGACTCTGACCCATACTGTCCCATCTTCAGGCTGGGTTTCATTGTTGAGAAGGCAGGAGAGAACTTCACAGAACTGGCACACAAG GGCGGTGTCATTGGAGTCATCATCAACTGGAACTGTGACCTGGACTTGTCTGAATCAGAGTGCAACCCCAAATATTCTTTCCGGAGGCTCGACCCCAAGTATGACCCTGCCTCCTCAGGCTACAACTTCAG GTTTGCCAAGTATTACAAGATAAACGGCACTACCACCACTCGAACTCTCATCAAAGCCTATGGGATTCGAATCGATGTTATCGTGCATGGACAG GCAGGGAAATTCAGTCTCATTCCCACCATCATCAATCTGGCCACTGCTCTGACCTCCATCGGGGTG GGCTCCTTCCTGTGTGACTGGATTTTGTTAACGTTCATGAACAAAAACAAGCTCTACAGCCATAAGAAGTTCGACAAG GTGGTGGACACACTTGGCCAGCATATGGGACAAAGACCTCCTGTCCCTGAGCCTTCCCAACAGGACTCCACATCCACGGACCCCAAAGGTTTGGCCCAACTTTGA
- the P2rx2 gene encoding P2X purinoceptor 2 isoform X2: MAAAQPRLPAGAAMVRRLARGCWSAFWDYETPKVIVVRNRRLGFVHRMVQLLILLYFVWVASGAGTALSHRYVFIVQKSYQDSETGPESSIITKVKGITMSEDKVWDVEEYVKPPEGGSVVSIITRIEVTPSQTLGTCPESMRVHSSTCHSDDDCIAGQLDMQGNGIRTGHCVPYYHGDSKTCEVSAWCPVEDGTSDKGNIASQKSDYLKHCTFDQDSDPYCPIFRLGFIVEKAGENFTELAHKGGVIGVIINWNCDLDLSESECNPKYSFRRLDPKYDPASSGYNFRFAKYYKINGTTTTRTLIKAYGIRIDVIVHGQAGKFSLIPTIINLATALTSIGVGSFLCDWILLTFMNKNKLYSHKKFDKVRTPKHPSSRWPVTLALVLGQIPPPPSHYSQDQPPSPPSGEGPTLGEGAELPLAVQSPRPCSISALTEQVVDTLGQHMGQRPPVPEPSQQDSTSTDPKGLAQL, from the exons ATGGCCGCTGCACAGCCCCGGCTTCCCGCGGGGGCGGCCATGGTCCGGCGCTTGGCCCGGGGCTGCTGGTCCGCGTTCTGGGACTACGAGACGCCTAAGGTGATCGTGGTGCGGAATCGGCGCCTGGGATTCGTGCACCGCATGGTGCAGCTTCTCATCCTGCTTTACTTCGTGTG ggttgcctccggAGCCGGCACCGCCCTGTCCCACAGGTACGTCTTCATCGTGCAGAAAAGCTACCAGGACAGCGAGACCGGACCGGAGAGCTCCATCATCACCAAAGTCAAGGGGATCACCATGTCGGAAGACAAAGTGTGGGACGTGGAGGAATACGTAAAGCCCCCGGAG GGGGGCAGTGTAGTCAGCATCATCACCAGGATCGAGGTTACCCCTTCCCAGACCTTGGGAACATGCCCAGAG AGCATGAGGGTTCACAGCTCTACCTGCCATTCAGACGACGACTGTATTGCCGGACAGCTGGACATGCAAGGCAATG GGATTCGCACAGGGCACTGTGTACCCTATTACCATGGGGACTCCAAGACCTGCGAGGTGTCAGCCTGGTGCCCGGTGGAGGATGGAACTTCTGACAA GGGCAACATTGCAAGCCAGAAGAGTGACTACCTCAAGCATTGCACATTTGATCAGGACTCTGACCCATACTGTCCCATCTTCAGGCTGGGTTTCATTGTTGAGAAGGCAGGAGAGAACTTCACAGAACTGGCACACAAG GGCGGTGTCATTGGAGTCATCATCAACTGGAACTGTGACCTGGACTTGTCTGAATCAGAGTGCAACCCCAAATATTCTTTCCGGAGGCTCGACCCCAAGTATGACCCTGCCTCCTCAGGCTACAACTTCAG GTTTGCCAAGTATTACAAGATAAACGGCACTACCACCACTCGAACTCTCATCAAAGCCTATGGGATTCGAATCGATGTTATCGTGCATGGACAG GCAGGGAAATTCAGTCTCATTCCCACCATCATCAATCTGGCCACTGCTCTGACCTCCATCGGGGTG GGCTCCTTCCTGTGTGACTGGATTTTGTTAACGTTCATGAACAAAAACAAGCTCTACAGCCATAAGAAGTTCGACAAGGTGCGTACTCCAAAGCATCCCTCAAGTAGATGGCCTGTGACCCTTGCCCTTGTCTTGGGCCAGATCCCTCCCCCACCTAGTCACTACTCCCAGGATCAGCCACCCAGCCCTCCATCAGGTGAAGGACCAACTTTGGGAGAAGGGGCAGAGCTACCACTGGCTGTCCAGTCTCCTCGGCCTTGCTCCATCTCTGCTCTGACTGAGCAGGTGGTGGACACACTTGGCCAGCATATGGGACAAAGACCTCCTGTCCCTGAGCCTTCCCAACAGGACTCCACATCCACGGACCCCAAAGGTTTGGCCCAACTTTGA
- the P2rx2 gene encoding P2X purinoceptor 2 isoform X3 codes for MAAAQPRLPAGAAMVRRLARGCWSAFWDYETPKVIVVRNRRLGFVHRMVQLLILLYFVWYVFIVQKSYQDSETGPESSIITKVKGITMSEDKVWDVEEYVKPPEGGSVVSIITRIEVTPSQTLGTCPESMRVHSSTCHSDDDCIAGQLDMQGNGIRTGHCVPYYHGDSKTCEVSAWCPVEDGTSDKGNIASQKSDYLKHCTFDQDSDPYCPIFRLGFIVEKAGENFTELAHKGGVIGVIINWNCDLDLSESECNPKYSFRRLDPKYDPASSGYNFRFAKYYKINGTTTTRTLIKAYGIRIDVIVHGQAGKFSLIPTIINLATALTSIGVGSFLCDWILLTFMNKNKLYSHKKFDKVRTPKHPSSRWPVTLALVLGQIPPPPSHYSQDQPPSPPSGEGPTLGEGAELPLAVQSPRPCSISALTEQVVDTLGQHMGQRPPVPEPSQQDSTSTDPKGLAQL; via the exons ATGGCCGCTGCACAGCCCCGGCTTCCCGCGGGGGCGGCCATGGTCCGGCGCTTGGCCCGGGGCTGCTGGTCCGCGTTCTGGGACTACGAGACGCCTAAGGTGATCGTGGTGCGGAATCGGCGCCTGGGATTCGTGCACCGCATGGTGCAGCTTCTCATCCTGCTTTACTTCGTGTG GTACGTCTTCATCGTGCAGAAAAGCTACCAGGACAGCGAGACCGGACCGGAGAGCTCCATCATCACCAAAGTCAAGGGGATCACCATGTCGGAAGACAAAGTGTGGGACGTGGAGGAATACGTAAAGCCCCCGGAG GGGGGCAGTGTAGTCAGCATCATCACCAGGATCGAGGTTACCCCTTCCCAGACCTTGGGAACATGCCCAGAG AGCATGAGGGTTCACAGCTCTACCTGCCATTCAGACGACGACTGTATTGCCGGACAGCTGGACATGCAAGGCAATG GGATTCGCACAGGGCACTGTGTACCCTATTACCATGGGGACTCCAAGACCTGCGAGGTGTCAGCCTGGTGCCCGGTGGAGGATGGAACTTCTGACAA GGGCAACATTGCAAGCCAGAAGAGTGACTACCTCAAGCATTGCACATTTGATCAGGACTCTGACCCATACTGTCCCATCTTCAGGCTGGGTTTCATTGTTGAGAAGGCAGGAGAGAACTTCACAGAACTGGCACACAAG GGCGGTGTCATTGGAGTCATCATCAACTGGAACTGTGACCTGGACTTGTCTGAATCAGAGTGCAACCCCAAATATTCTTTCCGGAGGCTCGACCCCAAGTATGACCCTGCCTCCTCAGGCTACAACTTCAG GTTTGCCAAGTATTACAAGATAAACGGCACTACCACCACTCGAACTCTCATCAAAGCCTATGGGATTCGAATCGATGTTATCGTGCATGGACAG GCAGGGAAATTCAGTCTCATTCCCACCATCATCAATCTGGCCACTGCTCTGACCTCCATCGGGGTG GGCTCCTTCCTGTGTGACTGGATTTTGTTAACGTTCATGAACAAAAACAAGCTCTACAGCCATAAGAAGTTCGACAAGGTGCGTACTCCAAAGCATCCCTCAAGTAGATGGCCTGTGACCCTTGCCCTTGTCTTGGGCCAGATCCCTCCCCCACCTAGTCACTACTCCCAGGATCAGCCACCCAGCCCTCCATCAGGTGAAGGACCAACTTTGGGAGAAGGGGCAGAGCTACCACTGGCTGTCCAGTCTCCTCGGCCTTGCTCCATCTCTGCTCTGACTGAGCAGGTGGTGGACACACTTGGCCAGCATATGGGACAAAGACCTCCTGTCCCTGAGCCTTCCCAACAGGACTCCACATCCACGGACCCCAAAGGTTTGGCCCAACTTTGA
- the P2rx2 gene encoding P2X purinoceptor 2 isoform X5 has protein sequence MAAAQPRLPAGAAMVRRLARGCWSAFWDYETPKVIVVRNRRLGFVHRMVQLLILLYFVWYVFIVQKSYQDSETGPESSIITKVKGITMSEDKVWDVEEYVKPPEGGSVVSIITRIEVTPSQTLGTCPESMRVHSSTCHSDDDCIAGQLDMQGNGIRTGHCVPYYHGDSKTCEVSAWCPVEDGTSDNHFLGKMAPNFTILIKNSIHYPKFKFSKGNIASQKSDYLKHCTFDQDSDPYCPIFRLGFIVEKAGENFTELAHKGGVIGVIINWNCDLDLSESECNPKYSFRRLDPKYDPASSGYNFRFAKYYKINGTTTTRTLIKAYGIRIDVIVHGQAGKFSLIPTIINLATALTSIGVGSFLCDWILLTFMNKNKLYSHKKFDKVVDTLGQHMGQRPPVPEPSQQDSTSTDPKGLAQL, from the exons ATGGCCGCTGCACAGCCCCGGCTTCCCGCGGGGGCGGCCATGGTCCGGCGCTTGGCCCGGGGCTGCTGGTCCGCGTTCTGGGACTACGAGACGCCTAAGGTGATCGTGGTGCGGAATCGGCGCCTGGGATTCGTGCACCGCATGGTGCAGCTTCTCATCCTGCTTTACTTCGTGTG GTACGTCTTCATCGTGCAGAAAAGCTACCAGGACAGCGAGACCGGACCGGAGAGCTCCATCATCACCAAAGTCAAGGGGATCACCATGTCGGAAGACAAAGTGTGGGACGTGGAGGAATACGTAAAGCCCCCGGAG GGGGGCAGTGTAGTCAGCATCATCACCAGGATCGAGGTTACCCCTTCCCAGACCTTGGGAACATGCCCAGAG AGCATGAGGGTTCACAGCTCTACCTGCCATTCAGACGACGACTGTATTGCCGGACAGCTGGACATGCAAGGCAATG GGATTCGCACAGGGCACTGTGTACCCTATTACCATGGGGACTCCAAGACCTGCGAGGTGTCAGCCTGGTGCCCGGTGGAGGATGGAACTTCTGACAA CCATTTTCTGGGTAAAATGGCCCCAAATTTCACCATCCTCATCAAGAACAGCATCCACTACCCCAAGTTCAAGTTCTCAAA GGGCAACATTGCAAGCCAGAAGAGTGACTACCTCAAGCATTGCACATTTGATCAGGACTCTGACCCATACTGTCCCATCTTCAGGCTGGGTTTCATTGTTGAGAAGGCAGGAGAGAACTTCACAGAACTGGCACACAAG GGCGGTGTCATTGGAGTCATCATCAACTGGAACTGTGACCTGGACTTGTCTGAATCAGAGTGCAACCCCAAATATTCTTTCCGGAGGCTCGACCCCAAGTATGACCCTGCCTCCTCAGGCTACAACTTCAG GTTTGCCAAGTATTACAAGATAAACGGCACTACCACCACTCGAACTCTCATCAAAGCCTATGGGATTCGAATCGATGTTATCGTGCATGGACAG GCAGGGAAATTCAGTCTCATTCCCACCATCATCAATCTGGCCACTGCTCTGACCTCCATCGGGGTG GGCTCCTTCCTGTGTGACTGGATTTTGTTAACGTTCATGAACAAAAACAAGCTCTACAGCCATAAGAAGTTCGACAAG GTGGTGGACACACTTGGCCAGCATATGGGACAAAGACCTCCTGTCCCTGAGCCTTCCCAACAGGACTCCACATCCACGGACCCCAAAGGTTTGGCCCAACTTTGA
- the P2rx2 gene encoding P2X purinoceptor 2 isoform X1 → MAAAQPRLPAGAAMVRRLARGCWSAFWDYETPKVIVVRNRRLGFVHRMVQLLILLYFVWVASGAGTALSHRYVFIVQKSYQDSETGPESSIITKVKGITMSEDKVWDVEEYVKPPEGGSVVSIITRIEVTPSQTLGTCPESMRVHSSTCHSDDDCIAGQLDMQGNGIRTGHCVPYYHGDSKTCEVSAWCPVEDGTSDNHFLGKMAPNFTILIKNSIHYPKFKFSKGNIASQKSDYLKHCTFDQDSDPYCPIFRLGFIVEKAGENFTELAHKGGVIGVIINWNCDLDLSESECNPKYSFRRLDPKYDPASSGYNFRFAKYYKINGTTTTRTLIKAYGIRIDVIVHGQAGKFSLIPTIINLATALTSIGVGSFLCDWILLTFMNKNKLYSHKKFDKVRTPKHPSSRWPVTLALVLGQIPPPPSHYSQDQPPSPPSGEGPTLGEGAELPLAVQSPRPCSISALTEQVVDTLGQHMGQRPPVPEPSQQDSTSTDPKGLAQL, encoded by the exons ATGGCCGCTGCACAGCCCCGGCTTCCCGCGGGGGCGGCCATGGTCCGGCGCTTGGCCCGGGGCTGCTGGTCCGCGTTCTGGGACTACGAGACGCCTAAGGTGATCGTGGTGCGGAATCGGCGCCTGGGATTCGTGCACCGCATGGTGCAGCTTCTCATCCTGCTTTACTTCGTGTG ggttgcctccggAGCCGGCACCGCCCTGTCCCACAGGTACGTCTTCATCGTGCAGAAAAGCTACCAGGACAGCGAGACCGGACCGGAGAGCTCCATCATCACCAAAGTCAAGGGGATCACCATGTCGGAAGACAAAGTGTGGGACGTGGAGGAATACGTAAAGCCCCCGGAG GGGGGCAGTGTAGTCAGCATCATCACCAGGATCGAGGTTACCCCTTCCCAGACCTTGGGAACATGCCCAGAG AGCATGAGGGTTCACAGCTCTACCTGCCATTCAGACGACGACTGTATTGCCGGACAGCTGGACATGCAAGGCAATG GGATTCGCACAGGGCACTGTGTACCCTATTACCATGGGGACTCCAAGACCTGCGAGGTGTCAGCCTGGTGCCCGGTGGAGGATGGAACTTCTGACAA CCATTTTCTGGGTAAAATGGCCCCAAATTTCACCATCCTCATCAAGAACAGCATCCACTACCCCAAGTTCAAGTTCTCAAA GGGCAACATTGCAAGCCAGAAGAGTGACTACCTCAAGCATTGCACATTTGATCAGGACTCTGACCCATACTGTCCCATCTTCAGGCTGGGTTTCATTGTTGAGAAGGCAGGAGAGAACTTCACAGAACTGGCACACAAG GGCGGTGTCATTGGAGTCATCATCAACTGGAACTGTGACCTGGACTTGTCTGAATCAGAGTGCAACCCCAAATATTCTTTCCGGAGGCTCGACCCCAAGTATGACCCTGCCTCCTCAGGCTACAACTTCAG GTTTGCCAAGTATTACAAGATAAACGGCACTACCACCACTCGAACTCTCATCAAAGCCTATGGGATTCGAATCGATGTTATCGTGCATGGACAG GCAGGGAAATTCAGTCTCATTCCCACCATCATCAATCTGGCCACTGCTCTGACCTCCATCGGGGTG GGCTCCTTCCTGTGTGACTGGATTTTGTTAACGTTCATGAACAAAAACAAGCTCTACAGCCATAAGAAGTTCGACAAGGTGCGTACTCCAAAGCATCCCTCAAGTAGATGGCCTGTGACCCTTGCCCTTGTCTTGGGCCAGATCCCTCCCCCACCTAGTCACTACTCCCAGGATCAGCCACCCAGCCCTCCATCAGGTGAAGGACCAACTTTGGGAGAAGGGGCAGAGCTACCACTGGCTGTCCAGTCTCCTCGGCCTTGCTCCATCTCTGCTCTGACTGAGCAGGTGGTGGACACACTTGGCCAGCATATGGGACAAAGACCTCCTGTCCCTGAGCCTTCCCAACAGGACTCCACATCCACGGACCCCAAAGGTTTGGCCCAACTTTGA
- the P2rx2 gene encoding P2X purinoceptor 2 isoform X4, whose protein sequence is MAAAQPRLPAGAAMVRRLARGCWSAFWDYETPKVIVVRNRRLGFVHRMVQLLILLYFVWVASGAGTALSHRYVFIVQKSYQDSETGPESSIITKVKGITMSEDKVWDVEEYVKPPEGGSVVSIITRIEVTPSQTLGTCPESMRVHSSTCHSDDDCIAGQLDMQGNGIRTGHCVPYYHGDSKTCEVSAWCPVEDGTSDNHFLGKMAPNFTILIKNSIHYPKFKFSKGNIASQKSDYLKHCTFDQDSDPYCPIFRLGFIVEKAGENFTELAHKGGVIGVIINWNCDLDLSESECNPKYSFRRLDPKYDPASSGYNFRFAKYYKINGTTTTRTLIKAYGIRIDVIVHGQAGKFSLIPTIINLATALTSIGVGSFLCDWILLTFMNKNKLYSHKKFDKVVDTLGQHMGQRPPVPEPSQQDSTSTDPKGLAQL, encoded by the exons ATGGCCGCTGCACAGCCCCGGCTTCCCGCGGGGGCGGCCATGGTCCGGCGCTTGGCCCGGGGCTGCTGGTCCGCGTTCTGGGACTACGAGACGCCTAAGGTGATCGTGGTGCGGAATCGGCGCCTGGGATTCGTGCACCGCATGGTGCAGCTTCTCATCCTGCTTTACTTCGTGTG ggttgcctccggAGCCGGCACCGCCCTGTCCCACAGGTACGTCTTCATCGTGCAGAAAAGCTACCAGGACAGCGAGACCGGACCGGAGAGCTCCATCATCACCAAAGTCAAGGGGATCACCATGTCGGAAGACAAAGTGTGGGACGTGGAGGAATACGTAAAGCCCCCGGAG GGGGGCAGTGTAGTCAGCATCATCACCAGGATCGAGGTTACCCCTTCCCAGACCTTGGGAACATGCCCAGAG AGCATGAGGGTTCACAGCTCTACCTGCCATTCAGACGACGACTGTATTGCCGGACAGCTGGACATGCAAGGCAATG GGATTCGCACAGGGCACTGTGTACCCTATTACCATGGGGACTCCAAGACCTGCGAGGTGTCAGCCTGGTGCCCGGTGGAGGATGGAACTTCTGACAA CCATTTTCTGGGTAAAATGGCCCCAAATTTCACCATCCTCATCAAGAACAGCATCCACTACCCCAAGTTCAAGTTCTCAAA GGGCAACATTGCAAGCCAGAAGAGTGACTACCTCAAGCATTGCACATTTGATCAGGACTCTGACCCATACTGTCCCATCTTCAGGCTGGGTTTCATTGTTGAGAAGGCAGGAGAGAACTTCACAGAACTGGCACACAAG GGCGGTGTCATTGGAGTCATCATCAACTGGAACTGTGACCTGGACTTGTCTGAATCAGAGTGCAACCCCAAATATTCTTTCCGGAGGCTCGACCCCAAGTATGACCCTGCCTCCTCAGGCTACAACTTCAG GTTTGCCAAGTATTACAAGATAAACGGCACTACCACCACTCGAACTCTCATCAAAGCCTATGGGATTCGAATCGATGTTATCGTGCATGGACAG GCAGGGAAATTCAGTCTCATTCCCACCATCATCAATCTGGCCACTGCTCTGACCTCCATCGGGGTG GGCTCCTTCCTGTGTGACTGGATTTTGTTAACGTTCATGAACAAAAACAAGCTCTACAGCCATAAGAAGTTCGACAAG GTGGTGGACACACTTGGCCAGCATATGGGACAAAGACCTCCTGTCCCTGAGCCTTCCCAACAGGACTCCACATCCACGGACCCCAAAGGTTTGGCCCAACTTTGA